Proteins encoded within one genomic window of Plasmodium cynomolgi strain B DNA, chromosome 11, whole genome shotgun sequence:
- a CDS encoding hypothetical protein (putative) — MPKRFLRRNAFYLPALFLGGASLSHYFASKELDEIEKEATKSIWGFSTGLVIGLVIGICIGTNYYYIFNKIFSLFDYFMRDDSEEKC, encoded by the coding sequence atgcctAAACGATTCCTGAGGAGAAATGCATTTTACCTACCAGCGTTATTCCTGGGAGGAGCGTCCTTGAGCCACTACTTCGCATCAAAAGAATTGGACGAAatagaaaaggaagcaacaaaATCCATTTGGGGGTTTTCGACCGGACTAGTCATAGGCCTAGTAATAGGCATTTGCATAGGGacaaattattattacatttttaataaaatattttcgctCTTTGATTATTTCATGAGGGATGATTCGGAAGAAAAGTGT
- a CDS encoding hypothetical protein (putative) encodes MQVAKMKKDKTQNVTNETDIIFIQKVKSKELKLHLVYLSLIFVSFVVVITIYIYLIPGLNIESKQKLKSLIPKNFKDLITLNSKGKIKILYDSLISYKNEHGLILLILLSLIYILYQAFPLFLWWMTGTGSIITILIGAFYNYAFSIFYCSLLSTISPLVTYFIFKNYGRTVIEYFFSKPLTKFDEQIKKRVKSKLDLFFYIAILRLTPVFPNALINILVASLSLPAIPFSLATYIGLMPNTIILVSVGQTISMLSSIDVKQKFYIPITFIALLLLFQTIMKYKYREIGTPPYLELEY; translated from the exons ATGCAAGTCgcaaagatgaaaaaagacaaaacaCAAAATGTGACAAACGAAACTGATATAATATTCAtccaaaaagtaaaaagcaAAGAGCTGAAGTTACACCTCGTTTACCTCTCCCTAATATTCGTATCTTTCGTTGTGGTGATTAcgatatatatttatcttatTCCAG GTCTAAACATAGAAAGCAAGCAGAAACTAAAATCGCTGattccaaaaaattttaaagatcTCATAACATTGAATAGCaaagggaaaattaaaattctATATGACTCTTTAATTTcctacaaaaatgaacatggCCTTATATTGCTCATATTGCTctcattaatatatattctttacCAAGCCTTCCCCTTATTTTTATGGTGGATGACAGGGACGGGGAGTATCATAACTATACTAATTGGGGCGTTTTACAATTATgctttttccatattttattgTTCCCTACTCTCCACAATTTCTCCCCTAGTGacgtattttatttttaagaattatGGACGTACAGtaatagaatatttttttagcaaGCCACTTACGAAGTTTGATGAGCAGATAAAGAAGAGAGTTAAGAGTAAACttgatttgtttttctaCATTGCCATTTTAAGATTAACTCCTGTCTTTCCCAATGCgttgataaatattttggtCGCGTCCCTCTCCCTTCCTGCGATCCCCTTTTCGTTGGCCACGTACATAGGGCTCATGCCCAACACGATTATCCTGG tatCCGTGGGCCAGACCATCAGCATGCTGTCCTCCATTGATGTGAAGCAGAAGTTTTACATCCCCATAACGTTTATCGCTCTGCTGTTGCTATTCCAGACGATCATGAAGTACAAGTATAGGGAGATTGG AACCCCCCCTTACCTCGAATTAGAATACTGA
- a CDS encoding trancription factor (putative): protein MSESSMEGNELFNGDDEEVKEGESSSRKGEHEEEQTAEGADNAAGDQVKDSAEGGARRKRKKEHKRTSPYVDNEAEEDDNDDDDQDDDKDDDNEDDVDDDDEDDGDDDDEGYGNDDDVDAEYRERKASSKGGSGVKKRKLSKKRYMSTFLDTEAQVGDDDEEEEYASSYVEEFEEAKKLEKKKMYETKLKSGTNHLAQTINKLSQRYENEKEIKDTLTDGETLTDEEMSGDEDEYFDEGECLTTFDSPKMWLIKLFKNGVERNIAMGIYYKYMKLKDNDFNIKGVYVSDNLKGYIYVEADSLYMLKRFLLGFKFINLNEITIVPVIIPKVNEYVRIKRGVYMNDIGQIFEVHEKGIYAIVRLIPRIQYDKYNHFKKGNYHLSLTTSSMSKGPSSMFDEHNGKSESYYLGDNKFDLNNHGSRAIIPAGVIMPGGEVRNAAATNEQLEMLDEALQIKRKKKKERPLKKLFDREEIEQIGGVIEHGPYPRTIKYQNNIFEENGYLLKKMNIKYLISENANITLTEIRDFNKNNTNEEDINLHVSKSFINKNSLHLFKKGERVKIMKGELYNLIGTISNVSDNVLTINPDNLAKNFKFLPTDVTKYFLEGDNVTVINGIHKGKSGLISLLDYKENVALIFSPSLNTEFRSSIQDLSACEHSTSEGLGGINSLNGFSIGDLIELSDRQIGILTYIDKNKHIRVLTSHNKTLHTTIGTITSKRSAVGQVCKDENGNIIQAKDVIQVVRGIHKNKVAVVNYIWKNKVFAKINKKIEDNGFVVLDNENCILTGNQNEKKRIITHNNLFRTNSSMLPRRNNTYQSFIGKTVKILSGVYKGLLGDVIDAERDEFTLLLKIKPKTIRQKRSECAIADSFREHYNVTDDRYYNERESNGLGGALGGERLDTPSARWRNRSDRSPRHDRIGYESSLYSESVRKGADWRRNEFGGRHDGYRGAYSGNYDEERWRGSHRPPEGDAPGHDPVARAANGANASSHAAPWNQSNGWKGTNSSHQHSPPPLPHSRNESGGGFRVENDALRPHDQKNFEGNWARTSHENHPNSNTNYNYSHNGRANGPINFNEPHSRGEGINEDGKKSATRKNNTAEEFVNGKYETAPGSHNLNADQRYDDSRGRGGKNSTSKGLGKWDDVQGTGGISGGVSNSGSVNASNFFDMHRDKNNEGKASPLWLVKGIMIKVITPGPFYNEIGTVTEVMKKSLYTILKIATEKTSFSIVSDAVIPLKPNRINDEVLVVDEGKVVEGTVLDIQNDDIQVNTAQGIFTYHVRNIFLFKRQLS from the exons ATGAGCGAGTCAAGCATGGAGGGAAACGAACTGTTCAACGGAGACGATGAGGAAGTGAAGGAAGGCGAAAGCTCCTCCCGGAAAGGGGAACATGAGGAGGAGCAAACTGCGGAGGGCGCTGATAACGCTGCTGGTGACCAGGTTAAGGACTCCGCCGAAGGAGGAGCGCGCAGGAAGCGGAAAAAGGAGCACAAACGCACGTCTCCCTACGTGGATAACGAagcggaggaggatgataatgatgatgacgatCAGGATGACGATAAGGATGACGATAATGAGGACGACGtagatgacgatgatgaagaCGACGgagatgacgatgatgaaggATACGGAAATGACGACGATGTAGACGCGGAATACAGAGAAAGAAAGGCAAGCAGCAAGGGGGGGagtggggtgaaaaaaaggaagctgTCAAAGAAGAGATACATGTCGACCTTCCTGGACACAGAGGCGCAAGTGGGTGATgatgacgaggaggaggaataCGCCAGCTCCTACGTAGAAGAAttcgaagaagcaaaaaagttggagaagaaaaaaatgtacgaaaCGAAGCTGAAGAGTGGAACGAACCATCTAGCACAAACTATTAACAAGCTATCGCAACGgtacgaaaatgaaaaggaaataaaagataCCCTTACGGATGGGGAGACCTTAACAGATGAGGAGATGTCCGGAGATGAGGACGAATACTTCGATGAAGGAGAATGTTTGACCACGTTTGATAGCCCAAAAATGTGGCTAATAAAGTTGTTCAAAAATGGAGTCGAGAGAAATATAGCCATGGGAATTTACTACAAATATATGAAGTTAAAAGACAACGATTTCAACATTAAGGGAGTCTACGTCTCGGACAATCTCAAAGGATACATATATGTAGAGGCAGATAGTCTCTACATGTTAAAAAGGTTCCTCTTGGGATTCAAATTTATAAACCTAAATGAGATCACCATCGTACCA GTTATCATCCCAAAGGTGAATGAGTACGTCCGAATTAAGAGAGGAGTTTACATGAATGATATAGGGCAAATATTTGAGGTTCACGAAAAGGGTATCTATGCCATCGTGAGGTTAATCCCGAGAATCCAGTATGATAAGTATAACCATTTTAAGAAGGGGAATTATCACTTAAGTTTGACTACCTCCTCCATGAGTAAGGGACCTTCTTCTATGTTCGATGAACATAATGGGAAAAGTGAGTCCTACTACTTGGGGGATAATAAATTCGATTTGAATAATCATGGGAGCAGGGCCATCATCCCTGCAGGAGTGATAATGCCCGGGGGGGAGGTGAGAAATGCTGCAGCAACAAATGAACAGTTGGAAATGTTAGACGAAGCGTTACAAAttaagaggaagaaaaaaaaagaaaggccattaaaaaaattattcgaTCGAGAAGAAATCGAACAAATAGGAGGAGTCATTGAACATGGACCTTACCCAAGAACGATTAAATATcaaaacaatatttttgaagaaaatggctacctgctaaaaaaaatgaatataaaatatctcATATCCGAAAATGCTAATATTACCCTTACGGAAATTAGAGACttcaacaaaaataataccAATGAGGAGGACATCAACTTGCACGTAAGCAAAtcttttattaataaaaattcgCTACACCTGTTtaagaagggggagagggtgaaaattatgaaaggCGAATTGTATAACCTTATAGGGACCATATCAAATGTGAGTGATAATGTGTTAACCATAAATCCGGACAATTTagctaaaaattttaagttcCTGCCAACTGATGTGACGAAATATTTTCTTGAGGGGGATAACGTAACGGTTATCAATGGAAttcataaaggaaaaagtggacTAATTTCGTTACTTgattataaagaaaatgttGCGCTTATTTTCTCTCCCTCTTTGAACACCGAATTTCGTTCTTCCATTCAAGACCTCTCAGCCTGTGAGCATAGTACCAGTGAAGGGCTCGGTGGAATTAACTCCCTTAACGGATTCTCCATCGGAGACCTAATAGAACTCAGTGACAGGCAGATTGGCATACTAACATACAtcgacaaaaataaacacattcGAGTACTAACTAGTCATAACAAAACTTTGCATACAACAATTGGAACCATCACATCCAAACGGTCAGCAGTAGGCCAAGTATGCAAAgatgaaaatggaaatattatCCAAGCGAAAGATGTCATACAGGTCGTCCGAGGGatccataaaaataaagttgcTGTGGTGAATTATATTTGGAAGAATAAAGTTTTTGCTAAGATTAACAAAAAGATTGAGGATAACGGATTTGTTGTCCTGGATAATGAAAACTGCATACTTACAGGAAaccaaaatgagaagaaaagaattatcacacataataatttgttcaGAACGAATAGTAGTATGCTCCCAAGAAGGAATAATACCTACCAGTCGTTCATTGGAAAAACTGTGAAAATATTAAGTGGGGTTTATAAGGGCCTCCTCGGAGATGTTATAGATGCCGAACGGGATGAGTTTACTCTGCTGTTGAAGATCAAGCCGAAGACCATTAGGCAGAAAAGAAGCGAATGTGCTATTGCGGACTCGTTCCGGGAGCATTACAACGTCACGGATGATAGGTACTACAACGAACGGGAGAGCAACGGGCTTGGGGGGGCACTCGGGGGGGAGAGGTTGGACACCCCTTCCGCGAGGTGGAGAAACAGGAGTGACAGAAGCCCCAGGCACGACCGGATTGGGTACGAGTCCTCGCTCTACAGCGAAAGCGTAAGGAAGGGCGCCGACTGGCGAAGAAACGAATTCGGGGGCAGGCATGACGGGTACAGGGGCGCGTACAGCGGCAACTACGATGAGGAGCGCTGGAGGGGAAGTCACCGCCCGCCTGAGGGGGACGCCCCCGGCCACGACCCAGTCGCGCGCGCCGCAAATGGTGCAAACGCTTCTTCCCATGCCGCGCCGTGGAACCAATCGAACGGGTGGAAAGGAACGAATAGCAGTCACCAGCACTCGCCCCCACCATTGCCGCACAGCAGGAATGAAAGCGGCGGGGGCTTTCGAGTGGAGAACGATGCACTTCGTCCGCACGACCAGAAAAACTTCGAAGGGAACTGGGCCAGGACGTCACACGAAAATCACCCAAATAGTAACACCAATTATAACTACAGTCACAATGGGAGAGCAAATGGTCCGATTAATTTTAACGAACCACATAGCAGGGGAGAAGGAATCAAtgaggatggaaaaaaaagtgccacCAGAAAGAACAACACGGCAGAAGAATTCGTTAATGGAAAGTACGAGACAGCACCCGGTTCCCACAATTTGAATGCCGACCAAAGATATGACGATAGCAGGGGAAGAGGCGGTAAAAACAGCACCTCGAAGGGGTTAGGAAAATGGGATGATGTCCAAGGCACTGGTGGCATCAGTGGAGGGGTGAGCAATTCTGGCTCTGTCAATGCGTCTAATTTCTTCGACATGCATCGAGATAAGAATAATGAAGGGAAGGCGTCACCACTTTGGCTAGTCAAAGGAATTATGATAAAGGTTATAACTCCGGGGCCCTTCTACAACGAAATTGGGACAGTCACAGAGGTGATGAAGAAGAGCTTGTACACCATACTAAAAATAGCAACCGAGAAAACATCCTTTAGCATCGTGTCCGATGCTGTGATTCCTTTGAAGCCAAACAGAATAAACGACGAAGTGCTCGTCGTGGATGAAGGCAAGGTCGTCGAGGGCACTGTTCTGGACATACAGAATGACGACATTCAGGTGAATACCGCGCAGGGCATATTTACCTACCACGtgaggaatatttttttgtttaaaaggCAGTTGTCTTGA
- a CDS encoding transketolase (putative), giving the protein MNGEIDQKCINEIRMLSAELPLKANSGHQGAPIGCAPIAHILWAYVMNYYNEDTKWMNRDRFVLSNGHASALLYTMLYLTKQGLTMEDLKNFRQLESLTPGHPEKHITKGVEVTTGPLGQGASNAVGMAICAHNLAEKYNTKEFPIFDNYIYAMCGRLILLYDDNKITIDGNTELSFTENIEKKFEALKWEVRKVANGNTDFEGILTQIEEAKKNTKQPSLIIVQTACGYGTKVEGTCKSHGLALKEEDLKKAKLFFGLDPEKQFHISEEVKKFYENIVQKKKENYLKWKKMFCDFTVQYPEKAQEIMRRFSKELPHNWVEVLPKYTTLDAPGATRNLSGVALNCINKVLPELIGGSADLTESNCTALKEEKDICRDSFANKYIRYGVREHGMVAITNGIYAYGGFEPFCATFLNFYTYAFGALRLAALSQYHIFCIATHDSVELGEDGPTHQPVEVLALLRATPNLNVIRPADGNEVSGAYLCHFTNPKTPTLVALCRNKVPHLKNTSAEQVLKGAYVLEDFDNANDKQKVILAGCGSELHLCFDAKKILTEQHNLNVRIVSFPSWNLFRQQSEDYQQSVMMHHDAKVVRFYIEPASTYGFDTYFNVYLGINQFGYSAPKNKIWEHLGFTSENIVCKVLAYIKAKMHP; this is encoded by the exons ATGAACGGCGAAATTGACCAAAAATGCATCAACGAAATTCGTATGCTGTCGGCGGAGCTGCCGCTGAAAGCCAACAGTGGGCACCAGGGAGCGCCCATCGGGTGTGCGCCCATAGCGCACATTTTGTGGGCCTATGTAATGAACTACTACAATGAGGATACCAAGTGGATGAACCGGGATAGGTTTGTCCTCTCCAACGGACATGCTAGTGCTCTCTTGTACACCATGCTGTATTTAACCAAGCAAGGACTAACCATGGAAGATTTGAAGAACTTCAGGCAGTTGGAAAGTCTAACCCCAGGTCACCCAGAGAAACACATCACCAAAGGGGTGGAAGTAACAACCGGACCGTTGGGACAAGGAGCTTCAAACGCAGTTGGGATGGCCATCTGTGCACATAACTTAgctgaaaaatataacacaaaggaatttcccatttttgataattatatatatgccatGTGTG GTAGATTAATCCTTTTATATGATGACAATAAAATAACCATTGATGGGAACACAGAGTTATCCTTCAcagaaaatatagaaaaaaaatttgaagctTTAAAATGGGAAGTTAGAAAAGTAGCCAATGGGAATACCGACTTTGAAGGAATATTGACACAAATTGaggaagcgaaaaagaacACCAAACAGCCGTCTTTAATTATCGTGCAGACTGCATGTGGGTATGGGACCAAGGTAGAGGGGACATGTAAGTCTCACGGATTGGCattaaaagaagaagatttaaaaaaagcgaaacTATTTTTTGGGTTGGATCCAGAGAAACAGTTCCACATTTCggaggaagtaaaaaagttctatgaaaatattgtacagaaaaaaaaagaaaattatctcaagtggaaaaaaatgttttgcgATTTTACAGTGCAGTACCCTGAGAAGGCACAAGAAATTATGAGGAGATTCTCTAAGGAGCTTCCCCACAATTGGGTCGAAGTGTTACCTAAGTATACTACTTTGGATGCACCTGGGGCGACTAGAAATCTATCCGGGGTTGCCCTAAACTGCATTAATAAGGTCCTACCCGAGTTGATAGGCGGGAGTGCAGACTTGACAGAGTCTAATTGCACCGCcttgaaagaagaaaaagatatCTGCAGAGATTCCTTtgcaaataaatacatacgGTATGGGGTAAGGGAACATGGGATGGTAGCCATCACCAATGGGATATATGCCTATGGAGGATTCGAACCCTTTTGTGCAACTTTTCTAAATTTCTATACCTACGCATTTGGTGCTTTAAGATTAGCCGCATTATCCCagtatcacattttttgtatagCGACCCATGACTCAGTCGAATTGGGAGAAGATGGACCGACTCATCAACCGGTTGAAGTGTTGGCCTTACTTAGAGCGACTCCTAATTTGAATGTGATTAGGCCAGCTGACGGGAATGAAGTCTCAGGTGCGTATTTGTGTCACTTTACGAACCCAAAAACTCCCACCCTTGTTGCCCTCTGTAGAAATAAAGTACCTCACTTGAAGAACACCTCGGCAGAACAGGTCCTAAAGGGGGCCTACGTTTTGGAAGACTTCGACAACGCTAATGATAAGCAGAAGGTCATTTTGGCTGGATGTGGTTCGGAGCTCCATCTCTGCTTCGATGCGAAGAAGATTCTAACCGAGCAGCACAATTTAAACGTACGCATTGTCAGTTTCCCTTCGTGGAATTTATTCAGGCAGCAGTCGGAGGACTACCAACAGTCGGTGATGATGCACCACGACGCAAAGGTTGTTAGATTTTACATAGAGCCTGCTTCCACCTACGGCTTCGACACCTACTTTAATGTCTACCTGGGTATTAACCAGTTTGGGTACTCTGCCCcgaagaacaaaatatggGAGCACTTAGGCTTCACCTCGGAGAATATCGTTTGTAAGGTGCTGGCCTATATAAAGGCGAAGATGCACCCATAG
- a CDS encoding hypothetical protein (putative), which translates to MQENPIVQYILVNKEILDKKWPLGSVIAQACHACVAVIAENQEDQVVKEYLCAEKINNMHKVILRIEDTNEIKNLSSILEEASLKYKIWTEFPENIQTAVALKPYYKDTVKEYLKKYPLLRKL; encoded by the exons ATGCAGGAAAACCCAATCGTCCAATACATTTTGGTGAACAAGGAAATTTTGGATAAGAAATGGCCGCTGGGGTCTGTCATAGCCCAGGCATGTCATGCGTG CGTCGCCGTTATTGCAGAAAATCAGGAAGACCAAGTGGTGAAGGAGTACCTATGcgcggaaaaaataaacaacatGCACAAGGTCATCTTACGGATCGAAGAcacaaatgaaataaaaaatctttcCAGCATTTTAGAGGAGGCAAGCttgaaatacaaaatttggaCGGAGTTCCCGGAAAACATACAAACAGCTGTGGCGTTGAAACCCTATTATAAGGACACGGTCAAGGagtatttgaaaaaatatccgTTGTTACGTAAGCTGTGA
- a CDS encoding histone H3 (putative): MARTKQTARKSTAGKAPRKQLASKAARKSAPISAGIKKPHRYRPGTVALREIRRYQKSTDLLIRKLPFQRLVREIAQDYKTDLRFQSSAVMALQEAAEAYLVGLFEDTNLCAIHAKRVTIMPKDIQLARRLKREITFHQDCFTTHIGFIFL, encoded by the exons atggcacgAACAAAACAAACGGCAAGGAAATCAACCGCCGGTAAGGCCCCCAGAAAGCAGTTAGCCTCCAAGGCAGCGAGAAAGTCAGCTCCAATTTCTGCGGGTATTAAAAAACCTCACAGATATAGACCAGGAACTGTCGCCTTGAGAGAAATTAGAAGATACCAAAAGTCCACTGACCTTTTAATTAGAAAATTGCCATTCCAGAGATTGGTCAGAGAAATTGCACAGGACTACAAAACCGACTTGCGCTTTCAGTCATCTGCAGTCATGGCTCTCCAAGAAGCAGCAGAGGCCTACTTAGTAGGACTCTTCGAAGATACCAACTTGTGTGCCATTCACGCCAAGAGAGTTACCATCATGCCAAAGGATATACAGCTAGCCAGAC GGCTCAAGAGAGAAATCACCTTTCACCAGGACTGCTTTACTACCCACattggttttatttttttataa